In Flavobacterium sp. CBA20B-1, one DNA window encodes the following:
- a CDS encoding peptidylprolyl isomerase, translated as MKKLFALAALAATLFVSCKKENETNLPEGLYAEIYTNKGKIVAQLEYEKTPLTVANFVSLAEGNNPSVENKFKGKPFYDGLTFHRVIADFMIQGGDPNGTGEGGPGYVFADEFHPDLKHDKAGILSMANAGPTTNGSQFFITHGPTPHLDGMHSVFGHVIEGQNIVNTIALGDKIEHIDIVRSGDKAKAFDAPKVFKEKQAENEKKQEEALKAKEEAMKATEGVAKEMETTLNTAKAKAKTTASGISYYIFEKGNGGKPKQGDKINVGYAGYFENGRLFDTSFETTAAKYNMVDAQRKAANQYIPIPFVAGQKDGLIPGFIEGIDQLSIGDKAYIFIPSHLAYGATGAGDVIPPNTNLIFELHITK; from the coding sequence ATGAAAAAACTTTTTGCTTTGGCTGCTCTTGCAGCTACTCTATTTGTTTCGTGTAAAAAAGAAAACGAAACCAATCTACCAGAAGGATTGTATGCCGAAATTTATACCAATAAAGGAAAAATCGTGGCGCAATTAGAATATGAAAAAACCCCCTTAACAGTTGCAAACTTTGTAAGTTTAGCAGAAGGAAATAATCCATCTGTTGAAAATAAATTTAAAGGAAAACCATTTTACGATGGGTTAACGTTTCACCGCGTAATTGCCGATTTCATGATTCAAGGCGGCGATCCAAACGGAACGGGCGAAGGCGGTCCTGGTTATGTATTTGCCGATGAGTTTCACCCTGATTTAAAACATGATAAAGCGGGTATTTTATCAATGGCTAATGCCGGACCAACTACAAACGGTTCACAGTTTTTTATCACCCATGGTCCTACACCGCACTTAGATGGCATGCACAGTGTTTTTGGTCATGTAATTGAAGGGCAAAACATCGTAAACACTATTGCCCTAGGAGACAAAATAGAGCATATTGATATTGTTCGTTCGGGCGATAAGGCTAAAGCGTTTGATGCTCCAAAAGTTTTTAAAGAAAAACAAGCCGAAAATGAAAAAAAGCAAGAAGAGGCACTCAAAGCTAAAGAAGAAGCTATGAAAGCAACCGAAGGTGTTGCCAAAGAAATGGAAACTACGTTAAATACGGCGAAAGCTAAAGCAAAAACTACAGCTTCGGGCATATCGTATTATATCTTTGAAAAAGGAAACGGCGGAAAACCAAAACAAGGCGACAAAATTAATGTGGGCTATGCGGGTTATTTTGAAAATGGTCGTTTGTTTGATACTAGTTTTGAAACTACCGCTGCAAAATATAATATGGTAGATGCACAACGAAAAGCTGCCAACCAATACATTCCAATTCCATTTGTTGCCGGACAAAAAGATGGTTTAATCCCTGGATTTATCGAAGGTATTGACCAATTGAGTATTGGTGACAAAGCCTATATTTTTATTCCATCGCACTTAGCATACGGTGCCACAGGTGCTGGCGATGTAATTCCACCCAACACCAATTTAATTTTTGAACTGCATATCACAAAATAA